The Equus caballus isolate H_3958 breed thoroughbred chromosome 12, TB-T2T, whole genome shotgun sequence genome contains a region encoding:
- the TMEM216 gene encoding transmembrane protein 216 isoform X3 codes for MGTEDGAARRLSSTPLEILFFLNGWYYATYFLLELFIFLYKGLLLPYPTANLVLDVVMLLLYLGIEVIRLFFGTKGNLCQRKMPLGISVALTFPSAMMASYYLLLQTYVLRLEAIMNGILLVFCGSELLLEVLTLAAFSR; via the exons ATGGGGACTGAAGATGGCGCCGCGAG ACGGTTGTCCTCCACCCCCCTGGAAATCCTCTTCTTTCTGAACGGGTGGTATTACGCTACCTATTTCCTGTTGGAACTCTTCATATTTCTGTATAAAG GTCTCCTGCTACCATATCCAACAGCCAATCTAGTACTGGATGTGGTGATGCTCCTCCTTTATCTCGGAATTGAAGTTATTCGACTATTTTTTG GTACAAAGGGAAACCTCTGCCAGCGAAAGATGCCACTTGGTATCAGTGTGGCCTTGACCTTCCCGTCTGCCATGATGGCCTCCTATTACCTGCTGCTGCAGACCTATGTGCTCCGCCTGGAAGCCATCATGAACGGTATCTTGCTCGTCTTCTGTggctcagagctgctgctggaggTGCTTACCCTGGCCGCCTTCTCCAG atga
- the TMEM216 gene encoding transmembrane protein 216 isoform X1 produces the protein MGTEDGAARRLSSTPLEILFFLNGWYYATYFLLELFIFLYKGLLLPYPTANLVLDVVMLLLYLGIEVIRLFFGTKGNLCQRKMPLGISVALTFPSAMMASYYLLLQTYVLRLEAIMNGILLVFCGSELLLEVLTLAAFSSVDRI, from the exons ATGGGGACTGAAGATGGCGCCGCGAG ACGGTTGTCCTCCACCCCCCTGGAAATCCTCTTCTTTCTGAACGGGTGGTATTACGCTACCTATTTCCTGTTGGAACTCTTCATATTTCTGTATAAAG GTCTCCTGCTACCATATCCAACAGCCAATCTAGTACTGGATGTGGTGATGCTCCTCCTTTATCTCGGAATTGAAGTTATTCGACTATTTTTTG GTACAAAGGGAAACCTCTGCCAGCGAAAGATGCCACTTGGTATCAGTGTGGCCTTGACCTTCCCGTCTGCCATGATGGCCTCCTATTACCTGCTGCTGCAGACCTATGTGCTCCGCCTGGAAGCCATCATGAACGGTATCTTGCTCGTCTTCTGTggctcagagctgctgctggaggTGCTTACCCTGGCCGCCTTCTCCAG TGTGGACAGGATTTGA
- the TMEM216 gene encoding transmembrane protein 216 isoform X4 has product MAPRDRRLSSTPLEILFFLNGWYYATYFLLELFIFLYKGLLLPYPTANLVLDVVMLLLYLGIEVIRLFFGTKGNLCQRKMPLGISVALTFPSAMMASYYLLLQTYVLRLEAIMNGILLVFCGSELLLEVLTLAAFSR; this is encoded by the exons ATGGCGCCGCGAG ATAGACGGTTGTCCTCCACCCCCCTGGAAATCCTCTTCTTTCTGAACGGGTGGTATTACGCTACCTATTTCCTGTTGGAACTCTTCATATTTCTGTATAAAG GTCTCCTGCTACCATATCCAACAGCCAATCTAGTACTGGATGTGGTGATGCTCCTCCTTTATCTCGGAATTGAAGTTATTCGACTATTTTTTG GTACAAAGGGAAACCTCTGCCAGCGAAAGATGCCACTTGGTATCAGTGTGGCCTTGACCTTCCCGTCTGCCATGATGGCCTCCTATTACCTGCTGCTGCAGACCTATGTGCTCCGCCTGGAAGCCATCATGAACGGTATCTTGCTCGTCTTCTGTggctcagagctgctgctggaggTGCTTACCCTGGCCGCCTTCTCCAG atga
- the TMEM216 gene encoding transmembrane protein 216 isoform X2 produces MAPRDRRLSSTPLEILFFLNGWYYATYFLLELFIFLYKGLLLPYPTANLVLDVVMLLLYLGIEVIRLFFGTKGNLCQRKMPLGISVALTFPSAMMASYYLLLQTYVLRLEAIMNGILLVFCGSELLLEVLTLAAFSSVDRI; encoded by the exons ATGGCGCCGCGAG ATAGACGGTTGTCCTCCACCCCCCTGGAAATCCTCTTCTTTCTGAACGGGTGGTATTACGCTACCTATTTCCTGTTGGAACTCTTCATATTTCTGTATAAAG GTCTCCTGCTACCATATCCAACAGCCAATCTAGTACTGGATGTGGTGATGCTCCTCCTTTATCTCGGAATTGAAGTTATTCGACTATTTTTTG GTACAAAGGGAAACCTCTGCCAGCGAAAGATGCCACTTGGTATCAGTGTGGCCTTGACCTTCCCGTCTGCCATGATGGCCTCCTATTACCTGCTGCTGCAGACCTATGTGCTCCGCCTGGAAGCCATCATGAACGGTATCTTGCTCGTCTTCTGTggctcagagctgctgctggaggTGCTTACCCTGGCCGCCTTCTCCAG TGTGGACAGGATTTGA
- the TMEM216 gene encoding transmembrane protein 216 isoform X5 translates to MLFADSGFVLAGLLLPYPTANLVLDVVMLLLYLGIEVIRLFFGTKGNLCQRKMPLGISVALTFPSAMMASYYLLLQTYVLRLEAIMNGILLVFCGSELLLEVLTLAAFSSVDRI, encoded by the exons ATGTTGTTCGCAGACTCTGGCTTTGTCTTGGCAGGTCTCCTGCTACCATATCCAACAGCCAATCTAGTACTGGATGTGGTGATGCTCCTCCTTTATCTCGGAATTGAAGTTATTCGACTATTTTTTG GTACAAAGGGAAACCTCTGCCAGCGAAAGATGCCACTTGGTATCAGTGTGGCCTTGACCTTCCCGTCTGCCATGATGGCCTCCTATTACCTGCTGCTGCAGACCTATGTGCTCCGCCTGGAAGCCATCATGAACGGTATCTTGCTCGTCTTCTGTggctcagagctgctgctggaggTGCTTACCCTGGCCGCCTTCTCCAG TGTGGACAGGATTTGA
- the TMEM216 gene encoding transmembrane protein 216 isoform X7, giving the protein MLLLYLGIEVIRLFFGTKGNLCQRKMPLGISVALTFPSAMMASYYLLLQTYVLRLEAIMNGILLVFCGSELLLEVLTLAAFSR; this is encoded by the exons ATGCTCCTCCTTTATCTCGGAATTGAAGTTATTCGACTATTTTTTG GTACAAAGGGAAACCTCTGCCAGCGAAAGATGCCACTTGGTATCAGTGTGGCCTTGACCTTCCCGTCTGCCATGATGGCCTCCTATTACCTGCTGCTGCAGACCTATGTGCTCCGCCTGGAAGCCATCATGAACGGTATCTTGCTCGTCTTCTGTggctcagagctgctgctggaggTGCTTACCCTGGCCGCCTTCTCCAG atga
- the TMEM216 gene encoding transmembrane protein 216 isoform X6, giving the protein MLLLYLGIEVIRLFFGTKGNLCQRKMPLGISVALTFPSAMMASYYLLLQTYVLRLEAIMNGILLVFCGSELLLEVLTLAAFSSVDRI; this is encoded by the exons ATGCTCCTCCTTTATCTCGGAATTGAAGTTATTCGACTATTTTTTG GTACAAAGGGAAACCTCTGCCAGCGAAAGATGCCACTTGGTATCAGTGTGGCCTTGACCTTCCCGTCTGCCATGATGGCCTCCTATTACCTGCTGCTGCAGACCTATGTGCTCCGCCTGGAAGCCATCATGAACGGTATCTTGCTCGTCTTCTGTggctcagagctgctgctggaggTGCTTACCCTGGCCGCCTTCTCCAG TGTGGACAGGATTTGA